A window from Hemicordylus capensis ecotype Gifberg chromosome 2, rHemCap1.1.pri, whole genome shotgun sequence encodes these proteins:
- the LOC128343948 gene encoding H-2 class I histocompatibility antigen, Q9 alpha chain-like, with product GASDKPHSLHYFYTGVSEPSQGLPQFITVGYVDDQLFVQYASDTSRVMPRVLWIEKAVMFDPQYWDTETQVSRGNQQTFREYLMILQNRYNQSGGLHTLQFMYGCELSNDGCKRGYVLYGYDGRDFISFDQEILTWVVADIRAQLTKRKWNADLQIAKRWKTYLEGTCIEWLQKYLDYGNETLLRKELKANDNGQETLFCQVYGFYPREINATWRKDGFVWVEKTFRGTVSPNSDGTHCPGSALRLTPERRTTSTAMWNMMPY from the exons ggagccagtgataaac CACATTCCCTACACTATTTCTACACAGGAGTgtcagagcccagccaggggcTGCCCCAGTTCATCACTGTGGGGTACGTGGACGACCAGCTTTTTGTTCAGTATGCCAGTGACACCAGCAGAGTGATGCCTCGAGTTCTCTGGATAGAGAAAGCAGTGATGTTTGATCCCCAGTACTGGGACACTGAGACCCAGGTCTCAAGGGGCAATCAGCAAACCTTCAGAGAGTATCTGATGATTCTTCAGAATCGCTATAACCAAAGTGGAG GGCTACACACCCTGCAGTTCATGTATGGCTGCGAGCTGAGCAATGACGGGTGCAAAAGAGGATATGTGCTGTATGGCTATGATGGGAGGGACTTCATCAGCTTTGACCAAGAGATCCTCACTTGGGTGGTAGCCGATATCAGGGCACAACTGACCAAAAGGAAATGGAATGCTGACCTGCAGATTGCCAAACGTTGGAAGACCTACCTGGAAGGGACCTGTATTGAGTGGCTGCAGAAATACTTGGACTATGGGAATGAAACTCTGCTGAGAAAAG AACTCAAGGCAAATGACAATGGCCAGGAAACCCTCTTCTGTCAGGTCTACGGTTTCTACCCCAGGGAGATTAATGCTACCTGGAGGAAGGATGGGTTTGTCTGGGTGGAGAAAACCTTCCGTGGGACTGTCAGTCCCAACTCAGATGGAACTCATTGCCCCGGCTCAGCACTGAGATTGACCCCAGAGAGAAGAACCACTTCCACTGCCATGTGGAATATGATGCCCTACTGA
- the LOC128345715 gene encoding uncharacterized protein LOC128345715, giving the protein MSTHKTVSNDAISVGGRLLEFAEAWVHSTTDQWVLRTVKHGCVIDLVATPPDFLFLTPVPKVRSKRLLMDQSIQHLLDIHAIELVPLMELCVGVFSLLFLVPKRKKKKEKKRKEKRKGKKKKRRLLARDSGFEKTESVCAKTHISNGVFKDNKGSRTPGQLLVLDRPFRGVLTCTDSSCLSPIPEVYLQSETIPVQGSTLQVVLSSSRIHQTHGGGDSLHALAGDPCLPVSGRLACEISVLPSNLQGHRSGRPDTRGSRVCHQPYQEPPKPILCTPASGRCFRHEIGHSFSPNGLTTEDCLTHQAMAVQEMGFPHVSGSTHGLSDRLPRMHALGQVAFETTSMVLASFSGSHYGKEADKTSLTTEGQEFSPLVTVAGDRKVNTSGNSPEDRGDDRRQPLWLGGPLPGTSCAGVVGSEGFGEQYQLARVEGNSISSSAVP; this is encoded by the coding sequence ATGTCAACGCACAAAACCGTAAGCAATGACGCGATATCGGTGGGGGGCAGGCTTCTGGAATTCGCAGAAGCCTGGGTGCACAGCACCACGGATCAATGGGTGTTGAGAACAGTAAAGCACGGCTGTGTTATAGACCTTGTGGCAACTCCTCCCGATTTTCTTTTCTTAACACCTGTCCCCAAGGTGAGGTCCAAGAGACTGTTGATGGACCAAAGCATCCAACACTTATTAGACATCCATGCGATAGAACTGGTTCCGTTGATGGAATTATGTGTAGgtgtcttttctcttctctttttggtgccaaaaagaaaaaagaaaaaagaaaagaaaagaaaggaaaaaagaaagggaaagaaaaaaaaaagacgaCTCCTGGCGCGCGATTCTGGATTTGAAAAGACTGAATCAGTTTGTGCAAAAACGCACATTTCGAATGGAGTCTTTAAGGACAATAAAGGCAGCCGTACACCTGGGCAATTACTTGTCCTCGATAGACCTTTCAGAGGCGTACTTACATGTACCGATTCATCCTGCCTCTCGCCAATACCTGAGGTTTATTTACAATCAGAGACAATTCCAGTACAGGGCTCTACCCTTCAGGTTGTCCTTAGCTCCTCGCGTATTCACCAAACTCATGGTGGAGGTGATAGCTTACATGCGCTTGCGGGGGATCCATGTTTACCCGTATCTGGACGGCTTGCTTGCGAGATCTCTGTCCTACCATCAAACCTCCAAGGACATAGATCCGGACGTCCAGATACTAGAGGATCACGGGTTTGTCATCAACCGTACCAAGAGCCACCTAAACCCATCTTGTGTACTCCAGCATCTGGGAGATGTTTTCGACACGAGATTGGGCACAGTTTCTCTCCCAACGGACTGACAACAGAAGATTGCCTCACACACCAGGCCATGGCTGTCCAGGAAATGGGGTTCCCTCATGTCTCTGGCTCAACTCATGGGCTCAGTGATCGCCTGCCTAGAATGCACgccctgggccaggtggcattcgaGACCACTTCAATGGTTCTTGCTTCCTTTTCAGGAAGCCATTATggcaaagaagcagataaaacttcGCTTACCACGGAAGGTCAGGAATTCTCTCCTTTGGTGACTGTCGCTGGCGATAGGAAAGTAAATACTTCTGGAAATTCCCCAGAGGATCGTGGTGACGACCGACGCCAGCCTCTCTggttggggggcccactgcctggcacATCATGCGCAGGGGTTGTGGGTTCAGAAGGATTTGGAGAACAATATCAACTGGCTAGAGTTGAAGGCAATTCGATTAGCTCTTCTGCAGTTCCGTGA
- the LOC128345716 gene encoding uncharacterized protein LOC128345716 produces the protein MKKIAQFVYATNSSFRLTENPHFFNMVQSLRPGYSPPSRADVAGKLLDKVYDREMEQCATALEGRIVNLSIDGWSNVHNDPIVCACITAEEGKVFLAQTIDTSGNAHTAEYLQEVAVKAIITCEQKFKCLVRSLVTDNAANVSKMRRNLEEQEGNTKLVTYGCSAHLLHLLAKDLSVPEIKTNVVEIAKYFRNNHFAAAALKRMGGTKLTLPQDVRWNSVVDCFEQYIKNWPILMTVCEQNRDKIDGTVTAKILNIGLKRNVEHMLSILKPISESLNKIQKNSCFIADAVEIWKELSEHLKTELHMDRIKLQALKKKWDKYCLQLIFWQILSISSTRVKT, from the coding sequence atgaaaaaaattgcccagtttgtttatgcaacgaactcttctttccgtctgactgagaacccacatttctttaatatggttcagtcactgagaccaggatacagtccacccagcagagcagatgttgcagggaaactgctggataaagtgtatgacagagaaatggagcaatgtgcaacagctctggagggtagaattgttaacctaagtattgatgggtggagtaatgtccacaatgatcctattgtatgtgcttgtataacagcagaagaagggaaagtcttccttgcacaaacaattgatacgtcaggaaatgcgcacacagcagaatacttacaagaagtggcagtaaaagctataataacatgtgaacaaaaattcaaatgtctagtacgcagtttggtcacagacaatgctgcaaatgtatctaagatgagaagaaatttagaagagcaggaagggaatacaaagctagtaacatatggttgcagtgctcatttgctgcacctcttagccaaagacttaagtgttccagaaataaagactaatgttgttgaaattgctaaatacttccgtaacaatcactttgctgctgcagctctgaaaaggatgggtggaaccaagctaacgctcccacaagatgttagatggaactctgtggtggactgttttgagcagtatatcaagaactggcctattctgatgacagtttgtgaacaaaatcgagataaaatagatggcactgtcacggccaaaatcctcaacattgggcttaagagaaatgttgaacatatgctgagcatcctgaaacccatctctgaatctttaaacaaaatacagaaaaatagctgttttattgctgatgctgttgaaatttggaaggaactgagtgaacacttaaaaacagaactacacatggacagaattaaattacaagcattaaaaaaaaaatgggacaagtactgtctccagctcattttttggcaaatattgtcaatatccagtaccagggtcaaaacttaa